A region of Macaca thibetana thibetana isolate TM-01 chromosome 20, ASM2454274v1, whole genome shotgun sequence DNA encodes the following proteins:
- the PDZD9 gene encoding PDZ domain-containing protein 9 isoform X2: MQKASRKNKKGDVLISVGYANVLGYTLREFLQLLQHITVGTVLQIKVYRDFINIPEEWLEIYDLIPEAKFPVTSTPKKMELAKDESFTSSDDNENVDLDRRLQYYRYPWSTAHHPARRPISISRDWHGYKKKNHTISVGKDIDCDVMIHRDDKKEVKAPSPYWIMVKQDNETSSSSTSSTSDAFWLEDCAQVEEGKAQPVSKFG; this comes from the exons GTGATGTTCTGATTAGTGTTGGCTATGCCAATGTGTTAGGATATACTCTTCGAGAATTTTTACAGCTTTTGCAACATATCACCGTTGGAACAGTGCTACAAATCAAGGTTTACAGAGATTTTATTAACATTCCTGAAGAATGGCTAGAAATATATGATTTAATCCCGGAGGCCAAATTCCCAGTAACAAG CACACCAAAGAAAATGGAGCTGGCAAAAGATGAATCTTTCACAAGCAGTGATGATAATGAAAATGTAGATTTAGATAGAAGACTTCAATATTATAGATATCCGTGGTCAACTGCGCATCACCCTGCAAGGAGACCAATATCCATCTCCAGAGACTGGCATGGATATAAGAAGAAGAACCATACTATTAGTGTAGGAAAAGACATTGATTGTGACGTGATGATTCACAGAGATGATAAGAAAGAAGTGAAGGCGCCTTCTCCATACTGGATAATGGTGAAGCAAGACAATGAAACCTCTTCCTCCTCTACTTCCTCTACCTCAGATGCATTTTGGCTGGAAGATTGTGCCCAAGTTGAAGAGGGTAAAGCCCAACCGGTATCAAAGTTTGGTTAG
- the PDZD9 gene encoding PDZ domain-containing protein 9 isoform X3, which yields MAEGEEEGGDVLISVGYANVLGYTLREFLQLLQHITVGTVLQIKVYRDFINIPEEWLEIYDLIPEAKFPVTSTPKKMELAKDESFTSSDDNENVDLDRRLQYYRYPWSTAHHPARRPISISRDWHGYKKKNHTISVGKDIDCDVMIHRDDKKEVKAPSPYWIMVKQDNETSSSSTSSTSDAFWLEDCAQVEEGKAQPVSKFG from the exons GTGATGTTCTGATTAGTGTTGGCTATGCCAATGTGTTAGGATATACTCTTCGAGAATTTTTACAGCTTTTGCAACATATCACCGTTGGAACAGTGCTACAAATCAAGGTTTACAGAGATTTTATTAACATTCCTGAAGAATGGCTAGAAATATATGATTTAATCCCGGAGGCCAAATTCCCAGTAACAAG CACACCAAAGAAAATGGAGCTGGCAAAAGATGAATCTTTCACAAGCAGTGATGATAATGAAAATGTAGATTTAGATAGAAGACTTCAATATTATAGATATCCGTGGTCAACTGCGCATCACCCTGCAAGGAGACCAATATCCATCTCCAGAGACTGGCATGGATATAAGAAGAAGAACCATACTATTAGTGTAGGAAAAGACATTGATTGTGACGTGATGATTCACAGAGATGATAAGAAAGAAGTGAAGGCGCCTTCTCCATACTGGATAATGGTGAAGCAAGACAATGAAACCTCTTCCTCCTCTACTTCCTCTACCTCAGATGCATTTTGGCTGGAAGATTGTGCCCAAGTTGAAGAGGGTAAAGCCCAACCGGTATCAAAGTTTGGTTAG